A stretch of the Aegilops tauschii subsp. strangulata cultivar AL8/78 chromosome 4, Aet v6.0, whole genome shotgun sequence genome encodes the following:
- the LOC109739565 gene encoding V-type proton ATPase 16 kDa proteolipid subunit produces the protein MSSVFSGDETAPFFGFLGAAAALVFSCMGAAYGTAKSGVGVASMGVMRPELVMKSIVPVVMAGVLGIYGLIIAVIISTGINPKAKPYFLFDGYAHLSSGLACGLAGLAAGMAIGIVGDAGVRANAQQPKLFVGMILILIFAEALALYGLIVGIILSSRAGQSRAD, from the exons atgTCGTCGGTGTTCAGCGGCGATGAGACGGCGCCCTTCTTCGGCTTcctcggcgccgccgccgccctcgtcttCTCAT GCATGGGGGCGGCCTACGGGACGGCCAAGAGCGGCGTCGGGGTGGCGTCCATGGGAGTCATGCGGCCGGAGCTCGTCATGAAGTCCATCGTGCCCGTCGTCATGGCGGGAGTGCTCGGAATCTACGGCCTCATCATCGCCGTCATCATCAGCACCGGGATCAACCCCAAGGCCAAGCCCTACTTCCTCTTCGACGGCTACGCTCACCTCTCATCAGGGCTCGCCTGTGGCCTCGCGGGGCTCGCCGCCGGCATGGCCATTGGCATTGTCGGTGATGCTGGAGTCAG GGCTAATGCGCAACAACCAAAGCTGTTCGTGGGCATGATCCTTATCCTCATTTTCGCAGAAGCACTTGCCCTTTACGGTCTCATCGTGGGCATCATCCTCTCGTCCCGTGCCGGCCAGTCCCGTGCGGATTAG
- the LOC109739555 gene encoding long chain acyl-CoA synthetase 9, chloroplastic: MNPYFIGFVIPFVASLMLTKRKAEKKRGLPVDVGGEPGYAIRNYRSEQPVETHWEGIFTLAELFEQSCKQYAYMPLHGTRKLISRETEVAADGRSFEKLHMGEYEWKTYIEAFKAVCNFSSGLIQIGHQKDERVAIFADTRAEWQIALQACFRQNITVVTIYASLGEGALCHSLNETEVTTVICGRKELKKLIDINGQLDTLKHVVYISEDDVSSEVSLAKQCTNWRVESFEEVERLGLETPIEANLPLPSDTAVIMYTSGSTGMPKGVMMSHRNVLATASAVMTIVPALGKKDVYLAYLPLAHILELAAETIISAVGASIGYGSPLTLTDTSNKIKRGTKGDASALRPTLMTAVPAILDRVRDGVRKNVDAKGGVAKKLFDIAYSRRLAAVNGSWFGAWGLEKLVWDMLVFQKVRAILGGRIRFILSGGAPLSGETQRFINICLGAPIGQGYGLTETCAGGTFSEYNDTSVGRVGAPLSCSFIKLIDWVEGGYLTSDSPMPRGEIVIGGPNVTKGYFKNEAKTNEVYKDDERGMRWFYSGDIGRLHPDGCLEIIDRKKDIVKLQHGEYVSLGKVEATLSVSPYVDNIMVHADPSQNYCVALVVTAHGELENWASKQGIAYSDFADLCQKQETVKEVLQSLAKAGKQSRLEKFEIPARIKLIPEPWTPESGLVTAALKLKREVIKKGYQDDLAKLYR, encoded by the exons ATGAATCCTTATTTTATCGGTTTTGTCATCCCGTTTGTGGCGTCTCTGATGCTTACCAAGAGGAAGGCTGAGAAGAAAAGGGGCCTGCCAGTCGATGTGGGTGGTGAGCCTGGCTATGCCATCCGTAACTACAGGTCCGAACAGCCTGTCGAAACGCACTGGGAAGGGATTTTCACGCTCGCCGAGCTTTTCGAACAGTCCTGCAAGCAGTATGCCTACATGCCCCTGCACGGCACCAGGAAGCTCATTTCAAGGGAAACAGAGGTAGCTGCTGATGGAAGATCCTTCGAGAAGCTCCATATGGGGGAGTATGAGTGGAAAACTTACATTGAAGCATTCAAGGCTGTATGCAACTTCTCATCAGGCCTGATCCAAATTGGGCACCAGAAGGATGAGCGTGTTGCTATCTTTGCTGATACGCGAGCTGAGTGGCAGATTGCGTTGCAG GCATGCTTCAGACAAAACATTACCGTGGTCACCATTTATGCCTCCTTGGGAGAGGGAGCACTTTGTCACTCACTAAATGAG ACTGAGGTAACTACTGTGATCTGTGGACGGAAAGAACTAAAAAAGCTTATTGATATCAATGGGCAACTTGATACTTTGAAACATGTCGTCTACATAAGTGAGGACGATGTCTCAAGTGAAGTATCCTTGGCTAAACAATGCACTAACTGGAGAGTTGAGTCATTTGAAGAGGTAGAGAGGCTAGGGTTGGAAACACCTATCGAAGCAAATTTACCTCTCCCATCTGATACAGCAGTGATAATGTATACAAGTGGGAGCACTGGAATGCCCAAG GGTGTCATGATGAGCCATCGGAATGTCTTGGCCACAGCATCAGCTGTTATGACTATTGTGCCTGCACTTGGTAAGAAGGATGTCTACTTGGCGTACCTTCCGCTTGCGCACATTCTTGAGTTGGCAGCTGAG ACGATTATATCTGCTGTTGGGGCTTCTATAGGATATGGATCACCATTGACCCTGACTGATACATCAAATAAAATTAAAAGGGGGACCAAAGGTGATGCCTCTGCACTGAGGCCAACACTTATGACTGCGGTACCTGCTATACTTGACCGTGTTCGTGATGGCGTGAGAAAAAAT GTTGATGCAAAGGGTGGTGTAGCCAAGAAACTATTTGATATCGCCTACAGCCGTCGGCTAGCTGCTGTCAATGGAAGTTGGTTTGGTGCATGGGGATTAGAGAAGCTTGTGTGGGACATGCTTGTCTTCCAGAAAGTGCGTGCAATCTTGGGAGGCCGGATTCGATTTATACTTTCAGGCGGAGCGCCTCTGTCTGGAGAAACTCAGAGATTTATCAATATATGCCTTGG GGCTCCAATAGGGCAAGGATATGGTCTAACTGAAACGTGTGCTGGCGGGACATTCTCTGAGTATAATGACACATCTGTTGGTCGTGTTGGTGCTCCACTGTCTTGTTCGTTCATTAAG TTGATAGATTGGGTTGAAGGTGGATACTTGACATCTGATTCACCAATGCCTCGGGGAGAAATCGTTATTGGAGGCCCAAATGTAACCAAAGGCTATTTCAAAAACGAGGCCAAAACAAATGAGGTCTACAAG GATGATGAGAGAGGCATGAGGTGGTTCTACTCCGGTGACATTGGTCGTTTGCACCCAGATGGTTGCCTCGAAATCATCGACCGGAAGAAGGATATAGTGAAGCTTCAACATGGTGAATATGTATCACTAGGAAAG GTGGAGGCTACTTTGAGCGTGAGCCCGTATGTTGACAACATCATGGTCCACGCCGACCCCTCCCAAAACTACTGTGTTGCACTCGTTGTAACCGCGCACGGTGAGCTAGAAAACTGGGCCTCAAAACAAGGGATTGCATACTCCGATTTCGCCGATCTGTGCCAGAAGCAAGAGACTGTCAAAGAAGTTCTACAGTCGTTGGCAAAG GCTGGTAAGCAATCGCGGCTGGAGAAGTTTGAGATCCCTGCCAGGATCAAGCTGATACCGGAGCCATGGACCCCCGAGTCGGGTCTCGTCACCGCTGCCCTCAAGCTCAAGAGGGAGGTCATCAAGAAGGGTTATCAGGACGATCTTGCTAAGCTGTACAGATAG